Proteins from a genomic interval of Longimicrobium sp.:
- a CDS encoding M48 family metallopeptidase — MRIRLTSPLRAGALALALGGTAVAGGCAPAVTTQQEQQLGANYAAQINRQLPLITDRATNDYVNQLGRRIASQADQRGIPYTFYVVNSDVVNAFAIPGGYVYVNRGVIERADNMSELAGVLAHEIGHVVERHGLQQMQRAQNANTMLGVLYGVLLRRPPSTVERAGIQVGGSAVFAGYGRDAEREADRVAITYLVRSGISPNGLPSFFEELLSERRRNPSRVEQWFSTHPLEQERVANTRAAIQATPGANSSRLTTDTREFQSFRARVRSLTPVPRDRR, encoded by the coding sequence CGCCCTGGCGCTGGCCCTGGGCGGCACGGCCGTCGCGGGAGGGTGCGCGCCGGCGGTCACCACGCAGCAGGAGCAGCAGCTCGGGGCCAACTACGCGGCCCAGATCAACCGCCAGCTCCCGCTGATCACCGACCGCGCCACCAACGACTACGTCAACCAGCTCGGCCGCAGGATCGCGTCGCAGGCGGACCAGCGCGGGATCCCGTACACGTTTTACGTCGTCAACTCCGACGTTGTCAACGCCTTCGCCATCCCCGGCGGCTACGTCTACGTCAACCGCGGGGTGATCGAGCGCGCCGACAACATGTCGGAGCTGGCCGGCGTGCTGGCCCACGAGATCGGCCACGTGGTGGAGCGGCACGGCCTGCAGCAGATGCAGCGCGCGCAGAACGCCAACACCATGCTGGGGGTGCTCTACGGCGTGCTGCTGCGCCGGCCGCCCTCGACGGTGGAGCGCGCGGGCATCCAGGTGGGCGGCAGCGCCGTGTTCGCCGGCTACGGCCGCGACGCCGAGCGCGAGGCCGACCGGGTGGCCATCACCTACCTGGTGCGCAGCGGGATCAGCCCCAACGGGCTCCCCAGCTTCTTCGAGGAGCTCCTGAGCGAGCGCCGGCGCAACCCCAGCCGGGTGGAGCAGTGGTTCTCCACGCACCCGCTGGAGCAGGAGCGCGTCGCCAACACCCGCGCCGCCATCCAGGCCACGCCGGGCGCGAACAGCTCCCGGCTGACCACCGACACGCGCGAGTTCCAGAGCTTCCGGGCGCGCGTCCGCTCGCTGACTCCCGTGCCGCGGGACCGGCGGTGA
- a CDS encoding M48 family metallopeptidase yields the protein MSARFGGGVRTRRLRARVRPAGAALALLPLLLAGCISEKREQALGDQIAANVNARVPLVRDVPLNLYVNELGGLIARHSARPDVRYHFYIVDTDAVNAFALPGGHIYVNRGLIERTSNVSELAGVLAHEIGHVAARHGAKNLQRQMRTSSMSTLLYQTILGRKPLLDQQALQLGNQLWFAAHSRHDEAEADRLAVGYLIDTGVDPNGMLTLFDSLAHEEQAAPDGTPAAAWFSTHPATAHRIEVTRARIAELLPAHPREQLATNNASYPLFLRRLYALPPPAPVFNLN from the coding sequence GTGAGCGCCCGGTTCGGCGGCGGCGTCCGGACCCGGCGCCTCCGCGCCCGGGTCCGGCCCGCGGGGGCCGCGCTCGCCCTGCTTCCGCTGCTGCTGGCGGGGTGCATCAGCGAGAAGCGCGAGCAGGCGCTCGGCGACCAGATCGCCGCGAACGTGAACGCGCGCGTCCCCCTGGTGCGGGACGTCCCGCTGAACCTGTACGTCAACGAGCTGGGCGGGCTGATCGCCCGCCACAGCGCGCGCCCCGACGTCCGCTACCACTTCTACATCGTCGACACCGACGCGGTGAACGCCTTCGCCCTGCCGGGCGGGCACATCTACGTCAACCGCGGGCTGATCGAGCGCACCAGCAACGTCTCCGAGCTCGCCGGGGTGCTGGCGCACGAGATCGGGCACGTGGCGGCCCGGCACGGCGCCAAGAACCTGCAGCGGCAGATGCGCACCAGCTCGATGTCGACGCTGCTGTACCAGACGATCCTGGGGCGCAAGCCGCTGCTGGACCAGCAGGCGCTGCAGCTGGGGAACCAGCTCTGGTTCGCGGCGCACTCGCGGCACGACGAGGCCGAGGCCGACCGGCTGGCGGTGGGGTACCTGATCGACACCGGCGTGGACCCCAACGGGATGCTGACGCTCTTCGACAGCCTGGCGCACGAGGAGCAGGCGGCGCCCGACGGGACGCCGGCCGCCGCGTGGTTCTCCACCCACCCGGCCACCGCGCACCGCATCGAGGTCACCCGCGCGCGCATCGCCGAGCTGCTCCCGGCGCACCCGCGCGAGCAGCTGGCCACCAACAACGCGTCGTACCCGCTCTTCCTGCGGCGGCTGTACGCGCTGCCGCCGCCGGCGCCCGTCTTCAACCTGAACTGA
- the thiD gene encoding bifunctional hydroxymethylpyrimidine kinase/phosphomethylpyrimidine kinase: protein MTTLPVALTIAGSDSGGGAGVQADLKTFHAFGVFGASALTAVTVQNTRGVTGVHAIPVDTVRAQVRAVAEDLPPAACKTGMLATSELVRAVAASIREHRLPNYVLDPVMVATSGDRLLDADAERTIARELLPLAALATPNLDEAALLVGEALEDEAGMRRAAAALVEMGARAALVKGGHLRAPELVDVLFDGREWREWRRPKLDTRSTHGTGCTLSAAVAAGLAHGRPLRRAVEDALEYVQRALAAAPGLGSGHGPLNHMVPAPPPGP from the coding sequence ATGACGACCCTGCCCGTCGCGCTGACCATCGCCGGGTCCGACTCCGGCGGGGGCGCCGGCGTCCAGGCCGACCTCAAGACCTTCCACGCGTTCGGCGTCTTCGGCGCCAGCGCGCTGACGGCGGTCACGGTGCAGAACACGCGCGGCGTCACGGGCGTGCACGCCATCCCCGTCGACACCGTGCGCGCGCAGGTCCGCGCCGTGGCCGAGGACCTGCCGCCGGCCGCCTGCAAGACGGGGATGCTGGCCACCTCCGAGCTGGTGCGCGCCGTGGCGGCGTCGATCCGCGAGCACCGGCTCCCCAACTACGTGCTGGACCCGGTGATGGTGGCCACCAGCGGCGACCGCCTGCTGGACGCCGACGCCGAGCGGACGATCGCCCGGGAGCTGCTCCCGCTGGCGGCGCTGGCGACGCCCAACCTGGACGAGGCGGCGCTCCTGGTGGGCGAGGCGCTGGAGGACGAGGCGGGGATGCGGCGCGCGGCGGCCGCGCTGGTGGAGATGGGCGCCCGGGCCGCGCTGGTGAAGGGCGGCCACCTGCGCGCGCCCGAGCTGGTGGACGTGCTCTTCGACGGGCGCGAGTGGCGCGAGTGGCGCCGCCCGAAGCTCGACACGCGCAGCACGCACGGCACGGGGTGCACCCTCTCCGCCGCCGTGGCCGCGGGCCTCGCGCACGGCCGGCCGCTCCGCCGCGCGGTGGAAGACGCGCTGGAGTACGTGCAGCGGGCGCTCGCGGCCGCCCCCGGCCTCGGCTCCGGCCACGGCCCGCTGAACCACATGGTCCCCGCGCCGCCGCCGGGGCCATAG
- a CDS encoding purine-nucleoside phosphorylase, which yields MTGITETLHFLRERITRAPGAVLVLGSGLGGLAEEIEDAVRIPFGEIPGFPRRTQELAGHAGALVAGRLEGVEVAAMQGRFHLYEGWRPEDVALPVRALAALGAEVMVLTNAAGGLRPGMEPGDLMLIADHLNLMWRNPLIGRVVPGEQRFPDMSDPYDRELRRVAEEVALGLGIPVTQGVYAAVLGPSYETPAEIRMLARLGADAVGMSTVPEVLVARALGVRCLGISCITNLAAGLAGHPLTHDEVIEVGARVRDRLVALVRGVLPRVAPVNLASEAAA from the coding sequence ATGACGGGGATCACGGAGACGCTGCACTTCCTGCGCGAGCGGATCACGCGGGCGCCGGGCGCGGTGCTGGTGCTGGGGTCGGGACTCGGCGGGCTGGCGGAGGAGATCGAGGACGCGGTGCGCATCCCGTTCGGCGAGATCCCCGGCTTCCCGCGGCGCACGCAGGAGCTGGCGGGGCACGCGGGCGCGCTGGTGGCCGGGCGGCTGGAGGGGGTGGAGGTGGCCGCCATGCAGGGCCGCTTCCACCTGTACGAGGGGTGGCGGCCCGAGGACGTGGCGCTCCCCGTGCGCGCGCTGGCGGCGCTCGGGGCCGAGGTGATGGTGCTCACCAACGCCGCCGGCGGGCTGCGCCCCGGGATGGAGCCCGGCGACCTGATGCTGATCGCCGACCACCTCAACCTGATGTGGCGCAACCCGCTGATCGGCCGCGTGGTCCCCGGCGAGCAGCGCTTCCCCGACATGTCGGACCCGTACGACCGGGAGCTGCGCCGCGTGGCCGAGGAGGTGGCGCTCGGGCTGGGGATCCCGGTCACGCAGGGCGTCTACGCGGCGGTGCTGGGCCCCAGCTACGAGACCCCCGCCGAGATCCGCATGCTGGCCCGCCTCGGCGCCGACGCGGTGGGGATGTCGACCGTGCCCGAGGTGCTGGTGGCGCGGGCGCTGGGGGTCCGCTGCCTGGGGATCTCCTGCATCACCAACCTGGCCGCAGGGCTGGCGGGCCACCCCCTCACGCACGACGAGGTGATCGAGGTCGGCGCCCGGGTGCGCGACCGGCTGGTGGCGCTGGTGCGCGGGGTGCTTCCCCGCGTCGCCCCGGTCAACCTCGCCTCGGAGGCGGCCGCCTAA
- a CDS encoding phosphatase PAP2 family protein, with protein sequence MTKSDRQDHTGERRDGGSRALALGAVAVGAAAGFALLNAAVVRRHTAAADEEVRRRTASPRGHPARRVARAMAPAGKWWTYVPAALAASTCVLAGPGPRGEDAARSRRAGAGAVMLAGAVATALNPAFDRWLPQPPTPPGHRKRNKPVFPSGHAFGPGAVSLAAAYVLAREEIARPAATVPVALALPLALAGGRVLEEKHWASDVLGGLLGGLAVAAACLAAYEAVRGR encoded by the coding sequence ATGACGAAATCCGACCGACAGGACCACACGGGCGAGCGGCGGGACGGCGGGAGCCGCGCGCTCGCGCTGGGCGCCGTGGCGGTGGGCGCGGCGGCGGGGTTCGCGCTGCTGAACGCCGCCGTCGTCCGCCGCCACACCGCGGCCGCCGACGAGGAGGTGCGCAGGCGCACGGCGAGCCCCCGCGGCCACCCGGCCCGCCGCGTGGCCCGAGCCATGGCGCCCGCCGGCAAGTGGTGGACGTACGTCCCGGCGGCGCTCGCGGCGTCCACCTGCGTGCTCGCCGGCCCCGGGCCGCGCGGGGAGGACGCGGCGCGGTCGCGCAGGGCCGGCGCGGGCGCCGTGATGCTGGCGGGCGCCGTGGCCACCGCGCTCAACCCGGCGTTCGACCGCTGGCTCCCCCAGCCGCCGACGCCGCCCGGGCACCGGAAGCGCAACAAGCCGGTCTTCCCGAGCGGCCACGCCTTCGGCCCCGGCGCCGTGTCCCTGGCCGCCGCGTACGTCCTGGCGCGCGAGGAGATCGCCCGCCCCGCCGCCACCGTCCCTGTGGCGCTGGCGCTGCCGCTCGCGCTGGCCGGTGGCCGCGTGCTGGAGGAGAAGCACTGGGCGTCCGACGTGCTCGGCGGACTCCTGGGCGGCCTCGCCGTCGCCGCCGCGTGCCTCGCCGCGTACGAGGCCGTGCGCGGGCGATGA
- a CDS encoding type II toxin-antitoxin system antitoxin SocA domain-containing protein, translating to MSRKITADEVADYFIALAHQRSASVNNLKLQKLLYYAQAWHLALYNRPLFPEKFQAWISGPVIPSVYWRFKEFGICDIPPSPAVPALPPDAAAFLNEVAGEYLLLDEWELDGMTRRELPWLEARGGIDPADPCSTELSEEDMRAYFRRLADAA from the coding sequence ATGTCGCGGAAGATCACGGCCGACGAGGTCGCCGACTACTTCATCGCCCTGGCGCACCAGCGGAGCGCTTCGGTGAACAACCTGAAGCTCCAGAAGCTGCTGTACTACGCGCAGGCGTGGCACCTGGCGCTGTACAACCGGCCGCTGTTCCCGGAGAAGTTCCAGGCGTGGATCTCCGGACCGGTGATCCCGTCCGTATACTGGCGCTTCAAGGAGTTCGGAATCTGCGACATCCCCCCGTCTCCGGCCGTCCCGGCACTTCCGCCCGATGCCGCGGCGTTCCTGAACGAAGTAGCGGGCGAATACCTTCTCCTGGACGAGTGGGAGCTCGACGGAATGACGCGCCGCGAGCTTCCCTGGCTGGAGGCCCGCGGGGGGATCGATCCCGCGGACCCTTGCAGCACCGAGCTTTCGGAAGAGGACATGCGGGCATACTTCCGGCGCCTCGCCGACGCCGCCTGA
- the dnaK gene encoding molecular chaperone DnaK encodes MAKVIGIDLGTTNSVVAVMEGGDPVVIPNAEGGRTTPSVVAFTKDGERLVGQVARRQAITNPKNTVFSIKRFMGRKEAEVKSEEKIVPYEVVSGSGGLAQVKVPNAGDKLFTPPEISAMILQKMKQTAEDYLGQPVTQAVITVPAYFNDAQRQATKDAGKIAGLEVLRIINEPTAAALAYGLDKKKDEKIAVYDLGGGTYDISILELGEGVFEVKATNGDTHLGGDDFDQRIIEWLVDEFKRDQGIDLSKDPMALQRLKEAAEKAKMELSTTMSTDINLPFITATQEGPKHLNVTLTRAKFEQLVDDLVQRTIPPMEKALADAGLKPGDIDEVILVGGSTRIPKIQEVVKTFFGKDPHRGVNPDEVVAVGAAIQGGVLTGDLKDVVLLDVTPLSLGIETLGGVFTKLIERNTTIPAERSEVFSTAEDNQTTVEIHVLQGEREMAMYNKTIGKFQLTGIPPAPRGMPQIEVTFDINADGILHVSAKDRATGKEQKIRIEASSGLSESEIERMVKDAESHASDDKQRREQVEARNRLDSLVYQVDKDKKEWEDKLDESTRTGLNEAVERARRALKQDDVNEVRSAAEALQQAFTAAGAQIYASQQQTAGAEAGAGADAGFSGGATAGAGFEGDATARAGGQGAPEDVVEADYEIVDDNK; translated from the coding sequence ATGGCGAAGGTCATCGGGATCGACCTGGGCACCACCAACTCCGTCGTCGCGGTGATGGAGGGCGGAGACCCGGTGGTGATCCCCAACGCCGAGGGCGGACGCACCACGCCGTCCGTCGTGGCGTTCACCAAGGACGGCGAGCGCCTGGTGGGCCAGGTGGCCCGCCGCCAGGCCATCACCAACCCCAAGAACACCGTCTTCTCCATCAAGCGCTTCATGGGCCGCAAGGAGGCCGAGGTGAAGAGCGAGGAGAAGATCGTCCCCTACGAGGTGGTCAGCGGCTCCGGCGGGCTGGCGCAGGTGAAGGTGCCCAACGCGGGCGACAAGCTGTTCACCCCGCCCGAGATCTCGGCGATGATCCTGCAGAAGATGAAGCAGACCGCCGAGGACTACCTGGGGCAGCCGGTGACGCAGGCGGTGATCACCGTCCCCGCCTACTTCAACGACGCCCAGCGGCAGGCCACCAAGGACGCCGGCAAGATCGCCGGCCTGGAGGTGCTGCGCATCATCAACGAGCCCACGGCCGCGGCGCTGGCGTACGGCCTGGACAAGAAGAAGGACGAGAAGATCGCGGTCTACGACCTGGGCGGCGGCACCTACGACATCTCCATCCTGGAGCTCGGCGAGGGCGTCTTCGAGGTCAAGGCCACCAACGGCGACACCCACCTGGGCGGCGACGACTTCGACCAGCGCATCATCGAGTGGCTGGTCGACGAGTTCAAGCGCGACCAGGGGATCGACCTCAGCAAGGACCCCATGGCGCTGCAGCGCCTGAAGGAGGCGGCGGAGAAGGCCAAGATGGAGCTGTCGACCACCATGTCGACCGACATCAACCTGCCCTTCATCACCGCCACGCAGGAGGGGCCCAAGCACCTGAACGTGACGCTCACGCGGGCGAAGTTCGAGCAGCTGGTGGACGACCTGGTGCAGCGCACCATCCCGCCGATGGAGAAGGCGCTGGCCGACGCCGGGCTCAAGCCGGGCGACATCGACGAGGTGATCCTGGTGGGCGGAAGCACCCGCATCCCCAAGATCCAGGAGGTGGTGAAGACCTTCTTCGGGAAGGACCCGCACCGGGGCGTCAACCCCGACGAGGTGGTCGCCGTGGGCGCGGCGATCCAGGGCGGCGTGCTGACGGGCGACCTGAAGGACGTGGTGCTGCTGGACGTGACGCCGCTCAGCCTGGGCATCGAGACGCTGGGCGGTGTGTTCACCAAGCTGATCGAGCGCAACACCACCATCCCCGCCGAGCGGAGCGAGGTGTTCTCGACCGCCGAGGACAACCAGACCACGGTGGAGATCCACGTGCTCCAGGGCGAGCGCGAGATGGCGATGTACAACAAGACCATCGGCAAGTTCCAGCTCACCGGCATCCCGCCGGCGCCGCGGGGCATGCCGCAGATCGAGGTGACGTTCGACATCAACGCCGACGGCATCCTGCACGTCTCGGCCAAGGACCGCGCCACCGGCAAGGAGCAGAAGATCCGCATCGAGGCCTCCAGCGGGCTCTCCGAGAGCGAGATCGAGCGGATGGTGAAGGACGCCGAGAGCCACGCCAGCGACGACAAGCAGCGCCGCGAGCAGGTGGAGGCGCGCAACCGGCTGGACTCGCTGGTCTACCAGGTCGACAAGGACAAGAAGGAGTGGGAGGACAAGCTGGACGAGTCCACCCGCACCGGGCTGAACGAGGCGGTCGAGCGGGCGCGCCGGGCGCTCAAGCAGGACGACGTGAACGAGGTCAGGAGCGCGGCCGAGGCGCTCCAGCAGGCCTTCACCGCGGCGGGCGCGCAGATCTACGCCTCGCAGCAGCAGACGGCGGGGGCCGAGGCCGGCGCCGGGGCCGACGCGGGCTTCAGCGGCGGCGCCACGGCGGGCGCCGGGTTCGAGGGCGACGCCACCGCGCGCGCCGGCGGCCAGGGCGCCCCGGAAGACGTGGTCGAGGCCGACTACGAGATCGTCGACGACAACAAGTAG
- a CDS encoding trypsin-like peptidase domain-containing protein: MPDPVRAKLKLIGFTAVAFTGGILLASGLDLTAGSHATTVLQTAPTRQDIKPVADLSQAFISIAESVTPAVVAIETERNAGAQGRDREQVPEDLRRMFPFRFPDQDVPQEARGSGFLISEDGYIITNNHVVQEADRINVVFQDNRHLQARLVGRDPNTDIAVIKVEGRFPMVRMARSEEARIGEWVLAIGNPLDLGITVTSGIISAKGRGLDIIRQSSGSNWAIEDFIQTDAPINPGNSGGPLVNLRGEVVGVNTAIASRTGFYSGYGFAVPIDLARRIADDLIRYGKVRRPALGVHVTQVSPEDAEVYKLERIEGVVAQDFPEGSAARRAGLEPGDVIVSVDGKPVERVGQFQRIIASYRPGDEVTLDLIRYGNRRRVKVTLSEAPTEPVATRVAGGPERGTPESESGSRLGVAVSPLTTELARQLGYDQTGGIVITDVQPYGPVGRLGVGEGTRILAVDGRPVPDVASFRRAVAGKGPGDIVSLQLQFRNGSRTILNVRLPS, encoded by the coding sequence ATGCCAGATCCAGTTCGTGCCAAGCTCAAGCTGATCGGCTTCACGGCCGTGGCGTTCACCGGCGGGATCCTGCTGGCCTCGGGGCTCGACCTCACGGCCGGGAGCCACGCCACCACGGTGCTGCAGACGGCGCCCACCCGGCAGGACATCAAGCCGGTGGCCGACCTCAGCCAGGCCTTCATCTCCATCGCCGAGTCGGTGACGCCGGCGGTGGTGGCGATCGAGACCGAGCGCAACGCCGGCGCCCAGGGGCGCGACCGGGAGCAGGTTCCCGAGGACCTCCGGCGGATGTTCCCGTTCCGCTTCCCCGACCAGGACGTGCCGCAGGAGGCGCGCGGCTCGGGGTTCCTCATCAGCGAGGACGGCTACATCATCACCAACAACCACGTGGTGCAGGAGGCCGACCGGATCAACGTGGTCTTCCAGGACAACCGGCACCTGCAGGCGCGCCTGGTGGGGCGCGACCCCAACACCGACATCGCGGTGATCAAGGTGGAGGGGCGCTTCCCCATGGTGCGCATGGCCCGCTCCGAGGAGGCGCGCATCGGCGAGTGGGTGCTGGCCATCGGCAACCCGCTGGACCTGGGGATCACCGTGACCTCGGGGATCATCAGCGCCAAGGGGCGGGGGCTCGACATCATCCGGCAGTCGTCGGGGAGCAACTGGGCGATCGAGGACTTCATCCAGACCGACGCGCCGATCAACCCCGGCAACTCGGGCGGCCCGCTGGTGAACCTGCGCGGCGAGGTGGTGGGGGTGAACACGGCCATCGCCTCGCGCACCGGCTTCTACTCGGGGTACGGGTTCGCCGTCCCCATCGACCTGGCGCGGCGCATCGCCGACGACCTGATCCGCTACGGCAAGGTGCGCCGGCCCGCGCTGGGGGTGCACGTGACGCAGGTGTCGCCCGAGGACGCCGAGGTCTACAAGCTGGAGCGCATCGAGGGCGTGGTGGCGCAGGACTTCCCCGAGGGGAGCGCCGCCCGCCGCGCCGGCCTGGAGCCGGGCGACGTGATCGTGTCGGTCGACGGCAAGCCGGTGGAGCGCGTGGGCCAGTTCCAGCGCATCATCGCCTCGTACCGCCCGGGCGACGAGGTCACCCTGGACCTGATCCGCTACGGCAACCGCCGCCGCGTGAAGGTCACGCTGTCGGAGGCGCCCACCGAGCCAGTGGCCACGCGCGTGGCCGGCGGCCCCGAGCGCGGCACTCCCGAGAGCGAGTCGGGCTCCCGGCTGGGGGTGGCGGTGTCGCCGCTCACGACGGAGCTGGCCCGGCAGCTCGGCTACGACCAGACCGGCGGCATCGTCATCACCGACGTGCAGCCGTACGGCCCGGTGGGCCGCCTGGGCGTGGGCGAGGGGACGCGCATCCTGGCGGTGGACGGCCGGCCGGTGCCGGACGTGGCCTCCTTCCGCCGCGCCGTGGCGGGGAAGGGGCCGGGCGACATCGTCTCGCTCCAGCTGCAGTTCCGCAACGGCTCGCGGACGATCCTGAACGTGCGGCTGCCGTCGTGA
- a CDS encoding septum formation initiator family protein yields MGLSPARVRRLLAGAVLALAAYYAVWGGEYSLFDLLRLKRDRRAAEERLARTRAEVDSLRAEAGRLERDPAAVERVARERFGMIREGETLYRFVPVDSGGAGKNAPAQP; encoded by the coding sequence GTGGGGCTGAGCCCCGCCCGGGTGCGGCGCCTGCTGGCGGGCGCCGTGCTGGCCCTGGCGGCGTACTACGCCGTCTGGGGCGGCGAGTACTCGCTCTTCGACCTGCTGCGGCTGAAGCGCGACCGCCGCGCGGCCGAGGAGCGGCTGGCGCGCACCAGGGCCGAGGTGGACTCGCTTCGCGCCGAGGCGGGGAGGCTGGAGCGCGACCCGGCCGCCGTCGAGCGGGTGGCCCGCGAGCGCTTCGGGATGATCCGCGAGGGCGAGACGCTGTACCGCTTCGTCCCCGTCGACTCGGGCGGGGCGGGGAAGAACGCCCCGGCCCAGCCTTGA
- the eno gene encoding phosphopyruvate hydratase, with protein sequence MATIQRIHAREILDSRGNPTVEADVVLSSGAFGRAAVPSGASTGEHEAVELRDGDAGRYLGKGVRRAVENANRELAEALHGRDAYDQAGLDRAMIALDGTPNKARLGANAILAVSLAAARAAAADCGLPLYRYLGGPLANVLPVPMLNILNGGAHAANTVDFQEFMVMPVGAESFSEALRIGAEIFHTLKKVLSEQKKGTGVGDEGGFAPDLASNEEALAVILQAVERAGYTPGEQVVLALDVAASELYRDGGYVFHKSTGERRTAAEMVEFYRDWSARYPIRSIEDGLAEDDWDGWKLLTTALGDRLQLVGDDLFVTNTQRLARGIRERVGNAILVKVNQIGTLTETLEAIEMARAAGFRAVMSHRSGETEDTFIADLAVATGVGQIKTGSASRTDRVAKYNQLLRIEEQLGAAARYPGRGLWG encoded by the coding sequence ATGGCGACCATCCAGCGCATCCACGCCCGCGAGATCCTCGATTCGCGCGGCAACCCCACCGTCGAGGCCGACGTCGTGCTCTCCAGCGGCGCCTTCGGGCGCGCGGCCGTCCCCAGCGGCGCCTCCACCGGCGAGCACGAGGCCGTGGAGCTGCGCGATGGCGACGCGGGGCGCTACCTGGGCAAGGGCGTGCGCCGCGCCGTCGAGAACGCCAACCGCGAGCTCGCCGAGGCGCTCCACGGCCGCGACGCCTACGACCAGGCGGGCCTCGACCGGGCGATGATCGCGCTCGACGGCACCCCCAACAAGGCCCGCCTGGGCGCCAACGCCATCCTGGCCGTCTCGCTGGCCGCCGCGCGCGCCGCCGCCGCCGACTGCGGGCTCCCCCTCTACCGCTACCTGGGCGGGCCGCTGGCCAACGTGCTCCCCGTCCCCATGCTCAACATCCTGAACGGCGGGGCGCACGCCGCCAACACCGTCGACTTCCAGGAGTTCATGGTGATGCCCGTGGGCGCGGAGAGCTTCTCCGAGGCGCTCCGGATCGGCGCCGAGATCTTCCACACGCTCAAGAAGGTGCTCTCCGAGCAGAAGAAGGGCACCGGCGTGGGCGACGAGGGCGGCTTCGCGCCGGACCTGGCCAGCAACGAGGAGGCGCTGGCCGTGATCCTCCAGGCCGTCGAGCGCGCCGGCTACACCCCCGGCGAGCAGGTCGTCCTCGCGCTCGACGTGGCGGCCTCGGAGCTGTACCGCGACGGCGGCTACGTCTTCCACAAGTCCACCGGCGAGCGCCGCACCGCCGCCGAGATGGTGGAGTTCTACCGCGACTGGAGCGCCCGCTACCCGATCCGCTCCATCGAGGACGGCCTGGCCGAAGACGACTGGGACGGCTGGAAGCTGCTCACCACCGCGCTCGGCGACCGGCTGCAGCTGGTGGGCGACGACCTGTTCGTCACGAACACACAGAGACTGGCGCGCGGCATCCGCGAGCGGGTGGGCAACGCCATCCTGGTCAAGGTCAACCAGATCGGCACCCTCACCGAGACGCTGGAGGCGATCGAGATGGCGCGCGCCGCGGGCTTCCGCGCCGTGATGAGCCACCGCTCGGGCGAGACCGAGGACACCTTCATCGCCGACCTGGCCGTGGCCACCGGGGTGGGGCAGATCAAGACCGGCAGCGCCAGCCGCACCGACCGCGTGGCCAAGTACAACCAGCTCCTGCGCATCGAGGAGCAGCTGGGCGCGGCCGCGCGCTACCCGGGCCGCGGCCTGTGGGGCTGA